In the Acidobacteriota bacterium genome, GGGGGCCACCGGGACCGTCGGTCAGCGATTCATTCAGCTACTGGAGGACCATCCCTGGTTCGAGCTGGGTGCCATTGCGGCTTCAGGCCGCTCAGTGGGCAAGCCCTATCACCGGGCCTGCTCCTGGAAAGTTCCGGAACCCATGCCGGAGTACGTTAGAGACCGAATCCTCAGCCCCTGCCGCCCCAGGCTGGAAGTGGACTTCGTATTTTCCGGCCTTCCCTCCTCGATTGCCGGGGAGGTGGAAAGCGATTTTGCCCAGGCCGGCTATCCGGTGGTCAGCAACTCCAGGAACCACCGCATGGAGGAGGACGTCCCGCTGCTGGTCCCCGAGATCAACCCCGCCCATCTGGACCTGATTCCCCTGCAGCAAAAGCACAGGCAGTCCCCGGGGTTTATCGTCACCAACCCCAACTGCACCACCATCGCCCTGGTGCTGGCGCTGGCGCCGCTGCACCGGGCCTTCGGCCTGAAAAGCGTCTGCGTGGTGACCATGCAGGCACTTTCGGGCGCGGGCTATCCCGGAGTGGCCAGTCTGGATGTAGCCGACAACGTGCTTCCATACATTGAGGGTGAAGAGGAAAAAGTGGAGACCGAACCCTTGAAAATCCTGGGAAATATCAAGAACGGGAAAGTCGATTGGGCGGAGTTCGGGATCAGCGCCCAGTGCCACCGCGTCAATGTTCAGGACGGGCACCTGGAAGCGGTCTCGGCAAGCTTTCGGCAGCGTCCCTCCCGCGGTGAGCTGGTGGAAGCACTGGCCTCTTTCCGTGCGCTCCCCCAGGAGTTGAACCTGCCGAGTGCGCCCCGCAGGCCGGTAGTGTGTCTGGAAGAGCCGGACCGCCCCCAGCCCCGCCTGGACCGATACCTGGAAATGGGCATGGCAACGGTGGTGGGACGCATCCGTCCCTGTCCCATCCTGGACTACAAGTTCGACCTGCTGGGGCACAACACCATTCGGGGGGCGGCGGGAGCCGCCATCCTCAACGCCGAGCTTCTCCGGACCCGGGGGATGCTGGAAGGAATGGGGTAGAAACACCGGCCGGGGCCCGAGATCTTCGGGCGGAAACCGGAACCCCATGGCACAATGATGGTAGCTGTCGCCTTATAGGACTTACCAAGAGAGGAGGCCTTATGCCAACATCCGTGCGTATTCCCGTTCAACTGAGAACGCTCACCGGAGGTCAGGAAGTAATCACCGGAACGGGCGGATCCGTGCTGGAAATCATCGAAGACATCGACCGGCAATACCCCGGCCTCAAGGACCGCATCTGCGAATCCGAGGGGAAAGTTCGGCGCTTCGTCAACATCTTCCTCAACGAAGAGGACATACGCTTCCTGGAGAATCTCCAGACCGCGGTCACGGAAAAGGACGAGCTATCGATCATTCCGGCAATCGCCGGCGGCAAGCCCGCATTTCTCACCAGGGGGCGTGATCATGGCGCAGGCATTTTCCC is a window encoding:
- the asd gene encoding aspartate-semialdehyde dehydrogenase; translated protein: MTRKLRAAVLGATGTVGQRFIQLLEDHPWFELGAIAASGRSVGKPYHRACSWKVPEPMPEYVRDRILSPCRPRLEVDFVFSGLPSSIAGEVESDFAQAGYPVVSNSRNHRMEEDVPLLVPEINPAHLDLIPLQQKHRQSPGFIVTNPNCTTIALVLALAPLHRAFGLKSVCVVTMQALSGAGYPGVASLDVADNVLPYIEGEEEKVETEPLKILGNIKNGKVDWAEFGISAQCHRVNVQDGHLEAVSASFRQRPSRGELVEALASFRALPQELNLPSAPRRPVVCLEEPDRPQPRLDRYLEMGMATVVGRIRPCPILDYKFDLLGHNTIRGAAGAAILNAELLRTRGMLEGMG